The DNA sequence TTGATGTTGGGTTAATGCTTGAGCACTTTGGCTGGCGGCGGCTACGGCTTCAGATTGATCTAGCACTTGTGATGAGTTATTGGCGACATCTTGTAATGATTGACGCATGGTTGCGGTGAACTGGTTGAAATAGCCTGATAAGCGTGAAATTTCGTCTTGGCCGGTATTATCTAAGGTACGGGTTAAATCCCCTTCTCCTTGAGCAATATCTCGCATTAAAGCAGAAGCGGCCTGGGTCGGTAGTAAAATGCTTTTACCAATAACATAGCTAATAGCAATAATAATAAGCGCAATAACAACACTTTCAATGATAAGCAAATTACGTTGTTTAGCAAAAGTGGCATCAATGTCGTCTAGGTAGGTGCCTGAGCCAACAATCCACTGCCATGGCTTAAAGCCTTTGACAAAGCCAATTTTATCGACTGGCTCATCAAAACCTGGTTTTGCCCATTTGTAATTTATAAATCCTTGACCTTGGGCATCGGCAACTTTAACAAACTCAACAAATAATTGAGTGCCATCAGGATCTTTAATACCTGTTAAGTCTTTACCGTCTAACGCGGGCTTTATTGGGTGCATGATCATGGTAGGTTGGTAATCATTCACCCAAAAGTAATTATTGCTATCGTATCTTAGGCTTTTAATGACCTCTAAAGCGCGTTGCTGAGCTTGGTCTTTAGAAAGCGTACCCTCTTGTTGTAGTTTGTAATGGTGCTCAATAACAGAATAAGCGGTATCAACCAGTTCATTGGTAGTTGTTTTTTTCTGGTTTAACAAAGATCTATAACCATCAGATAAGGTAAAGCTGTCAATGGCGATTAAAGCTAAAATGATAAAGCCTACTAACATGGCAAGCCTTTGCTGGATGGTATATTTCCTTAAAAAATTCATAGCAACCTCAAATTACAACCGATAGTAGTTCAGTCTAGTACAGATTTTTACTTAAACCTATGCTAATAAAAGTAAAAACCGATATTGATCAATATTATTCAATTGTTTTTATTTCGCAAGGAAAGTTGGCTAAGAAATTGAATTACATATTAAATATTGTAAAGGTTATTGGTTTTATTAAAGGGGCAGTATCACTGTAAGCCGCAATGGTAAGGGGTATGACGCTTGAATAAAAAAAGGGGAAGCAAATGCTTCCCCGAAACAACCTCAAAATGAGGTCAACTAACGCAAGTTGGTTGTACTAATCAGCACACTATAAAACGTATTTAGCAGATAACTGCACGTAATCAGAATCGGCATCAGATTCTGCCATTTCAAAGTTACCTACCTCTAAACCAAACGATAATTGCTTGGTAAAGTTTTTAAAGATGTTTACGCCCCAGTGTGAACGATCTCTGTCAGTTAAGTCTGTTTGGGTATTACCGTAGAACACTGAACTACGCATATCTTCAGTCCAGAAGTGACGGTAAGCGACCATAATTGATGTAGTGTCTTCGGCTTCTTCGCCAACCATATCTGTTGATGCTGTTACACCAACGTAGCGACCAACGTTACCACCATGGATTTGAAAGCGAAAATCGTCTTTGCCAAAGGTTTTAATGCGACCTGCAACACCGTAACCAAAAGCAGATTCACTTTGGTTGGTTACACTTTTTAATTGGCGCGCTAAACCTGATATTGACACGTTACCCCAGTCACCTTTAAAGGTGTATTTGGCAATAAAATCAGGCACTGAGTCATCTCTTGTGGTTTTGTCACCACGATAGCCGCCATAACTTTCTGGGTTTTCAATCGCAAGTTGTAAGCCACCTAAGGTATAACGAATTTGCCCTTGACGGATAAAGGCAGATGCCACTAAAGGACCACCAAAGTCGGCAGCTTCGGCAAGTGAGCTGGTGTTTTGGAAGGTTGTCCAGGTTTGACCAACCAGTACATCTTTATACTTAATAAAGGCATGGCGTAAACGTGGCTTAGATGAGTTAGAAATGACTTCGTTACCACCACCGGCAACGGCATCACCATAAAAGTCCATTTCAATAAAGCCAGTAACATCGCCGTGTACATATTTAGTGTTAAAACGAGTTTCATTCACTGAAATGCCAAAGTTTGACTGGCTTTCAGGAAGTACAGTACCACCACCATACCAGTAATCTGTTGCCGCAATATTACCGTCAACATAGCGGGCATCTGCTTTGATATAACCGCCAAAGGTAATTTTATTATCATCGTCTAACTTAATGGTATAGCCGGCGTTGGCTGCAGATGTTACTGCTAATAGGCTAGTTGCTAGAAGTAGCTTTTTAGTTTTAAATCCTGAACGTTTTAACATTATTATTCCCCATTTTTAAATATTCCTATGCGCGAGGTACTTAAGGTATATCGGCTTATCATAGGATGATTTTTTATTGTAAATTAAACACTTATTGTCGTTCTATATAGTTAACCTGCCTTAAGGTCTTAGTGCCTCTTTGCTGCTGGGCAAGTTAGAAAATTATTATGTTATTTTGTAAGGGTGACAGCTTTATGACTGTTTTTTGTACTTACGAGTTAATAAGTTAGAGGCAAAGCTTAGTTAAGGATATTAGACCTAAGTCTAAATTATTGGCTAATTTGTATAGACTTTAGTCGGTGAATATCTGAGCAAACGCAGCTTAGCGTTTGCTTATTTGGCTTTAAAGCCTATACGGAAACCGCCCCAGTGCTTGCCTGCAACAAAAATAGGGGAGGAAACATCATGCATCACCTCACCAGTATCTCGTTTATAGGTTTGTAACAAGAATTTTTCTGTGTGTTTGCCACAACGTATGCCTGTTGGATCATCAAAAATTCGCTTAGTTCTATTGTTTACTATGTCGACTTCAGGGTTGCCGGTTAATGGCTTAGAAAAGCATTTGTTGTGGGTTGGGAAGTAACCATTTTTATCAACCGCGCCTGCGTATATCATCTCACTAAACTGATTGAGTAATGGCTCTTGAATATCGGGTAAGCATTTATCGGTGAAGGAATCGAAGCTAGTGGTGTATTTTTTCGGTTCGCTATTACCCAACACTTGATAAGAAAAATTGAATAAAGCTTGTTGGCTAATTTTGCCATCTTGTATGCTTTGCTCGAACAATGCTGATACTTGCGCTGCCGCTTGCTGTGCTTGCTGACACATGGTCATAATAAGGTTGCTACTTTCAAAGTGAGAAATATCAACAAATATAGATTCTGTGCTTTGCGATAAAGAGGCTGCCTGAGTAGATACCGTTTGGGTTTGTTCACTTTTTGCAATTAAGAAGTCGTGCAAATTACCCACAGAGGCTGATATTTCTTCTGCGGCATTATCTTGCTCAGCTAAAGCATGGCTGATTTGTTTACTAGCAGAGGATGACTCTGTCATTAGTGCATCAATTTGCTTAAAGCTTTGGGATAAGTCAGTCATGGTTGAGACAACATTATCGGTTTGCTCAACGATTTGCCCCATAACCGTGGTGGTTTCACTGGTTTCATCGCTAATTTGTTTTAACATGTCGCCAATTTGTGCGGTGGCATCAGCCGTTTTTCCAGCAAGTGCTCGCACTTCATCAGCAACCACGGCAAAGCCTCGGCCTTGCTCGCCAGCTCGCGCTGCCTCAATAGCGGCATTGAGTGCCAGTAAATTTGTTTGCCCTGAAATGCCGTCAATAACATCAGTAATACTTTGTATTTCTTGTGCTTTCACCGTTAATGATTGAATTTTTTCTGAGGCGTTGTTAACGGCTTCATTAAGCATATTCACAATGGCAATATTATCGGTTAACTGAGCCGAACTTGCTGAGCTAGCGGTCATTGCTTGACTGGTTTGTTCTGAAGTTAAGGTAGCATTGTCATTGATTTGTTTGCTATTTAATGACATTTGTTCAGCTGCTGTTGCCAGGCGATCAACATCTTGGCTGGATTTTTCTATGGCTGCGCTTAATTGTGCAAGAAAGTAGCTAACTTCAGCAGAGTTTATTGCTAACTCACTGGCTTTATTAACAATATTATTACCTATATCAGCATAAGCCTTGTTTGGCTTGGCTTGATTGTCTTGCGCTGTGCTGTTGAGCTTTGCAGTTAATAGCTGGCGGCATACGATAAATATAGCCGCAGCTGAAATGATAAAAATAATAGTCGCCACTAAAGTTTTTGAGCCGATAACATAACTAGCAATATAGGTGATAATAGCAATGGCTAGTGCCATGGGTAGGGCAATAAACAAGGCTTTACTGTTACGAGTAGACATAATACTTTCTCCGCCATTAACTCGTTTATGAAGGGTAAGGTCACTGTGAGAATAACATTATTGTGTGAATAAAATGTAGCCGAAAACTACTAGACTTTAGTGGTAAGCTTTTATTTTTATTGCTTTAAAGTTCAGGTATTAAGCTAGTGTTAGTTAAGCTAATTTAATGTAGGATCGGATAAACGTTTAATATCAACTTGTGGAAAATCAGCTTGTGAAAATATCAGTAAGTTTTGCTTTTCAATATGCGATAGTGCTGAATATTTGTTTAATGTTCGTAAGGGTAATTTAACCAGAGACTGCACTTGCCCTGTGGCAAAAGCGTAGAAGTTTAAGGTATGGTGATTTAAGTAGTCTGCTTGAAAGTAAATGCCCTGTGTTGAAACAGTCCAATTATAGCTATTATTAAACTCAGTGTTGCTTAGCACTTGGCTGATGTTAGCGCCATCTTTATTTGCTTGAAATAACCATAAGCCTTGGCTATTAGCGCGGGTAAACCAAATTCTTTGCTCGGCATCTTGCTGAGCAATTAATATATCTTCCTTGATAAGTTCAGTGCTGGTATCGCTGCTTAATTCAAAGCGATGCAAATGATGTTGGTTGTTGCTTGAGGCAACGGCAATAATAGCGCTATCGTCATAAGACCACTGCGGTCTAAAGTGGGCATCAAATTGAGTGGTTAAGCGTTTAATATGCTTAGTGGCAACATTTACCACGACAATTTCATTGGCTAAGGTTTGTTTTTTGCCAGCGAGAAAAACAATATGCTGACCGTCATTTGACCACTGAGGAAAAGAGACTTGCCCTTTTAGCGTGGTTAACTGTTGTCTTTGTCCGCCATCTTGATCAGCCAGCCAGATTTCGTGATGACCAGATTCATTGCTAACAAAGGTGATTTGCTTGGCCTTTGCTGAATGGTCAGGAGAGTGATAGCTAAATTTTGATTGTAGCAGTGGAAAGGGCGCTGCTGGTGTCTCGTTGCCAAGAGCAAGCGATGATAAATGACTTTTAACTTGCCAGTGGTGATAAACCATATCAAGACTATTGGGCACAGTGTTAGGATAACTAAAGCCAGTTACGGCTAACTCAGTGATGTGTTTGTCTTTGATAAAAACACGATAACCTTGCCTGGTATCTGACTTTTCTGCAGAAAAGACAATACTGTCACCACTTGGATGCCATACTAAGCCTTTAATATCGGCTTCGCCAAAGGTCAACTGTTGGCTGTCTTGAGTTTTTAGATCAATAAGAAAGATATTCTCAACGAGCTTTTCTACACGTCGAGTGACTGCAAGGTAGTCATCATTGGGTGAGAAAGCAAAACGCCTATCTTGATACTGACATGCTTGATAGCAGGAAAATCGCTGTGGCTTTGCCTTGTTATCATTTAAGTTTAAAAAGTAGATGCCCGGCAAGGGCTGTGCGTTCGTGTGATGGGTAAAAGCAAGGATATCGCCTTTACTTGATAAGGCGAGCTCAGCTTTTACCTTAGTGGCACAGTTAGCTAGCACTTGACGTTGAGCTTTCGCAAGGCTTAAACGGATCACTTGGCAGCGACTATTATCCCATGAACGACTAGTGTAAAAGAGGCTGTCGCCGCCTTTACTCCATGTCGGCGATGCTTCAATGTCAGCACTAAAGGTGATTTGTTTCGCGGGCAAATCTGGCTGCTGTAGATCTTTTACATACAAGTTGGGTGTTTCACCTATTTTTCGCCATAAATAAGCTAAGTGTTTACCGTTAGGAGAAATGGCCGGATATAACTCTCTACCGGGATCGGCAGTGAGGTTTTCGATATGGCGCTGGCTATCTTGATTGAGGTAACTGATGATAACAATACTAAAGCTTAGTAGCAGTGCCGTTGCTGCTATTAGCTTGGTTGTTAAAAAATTAGCCTTACTTTTAGCCTCTTTGCTCGGTGTTTCTTGCTGATAGTTAGGCGCAAGCAATAGGCGGTAACCACTTTTGCGTACGGTTTCTATATGCGAGTCACCATCGGCTTTAAGAATTTGTCGTAATCGCCAAATGGCATTGGTGAGCGCTTTCTCGCCGACAGGGTAGTTACCTTGCCAAACGGTATCGATCAGCTCATTTCGGGTTACCAGCTTAGGGTAACTTTGCGCTAAATAAACCAAAACCTCCATGATTTTGGCTTGTATTTGTATGCTGTCTTCGTTGGCAAATTGTATGTTATTTGCTTCAGGGGTGACATGAAAGAGGCCAAGGGTGAATGACTCAGAGCGGGGCATGTCGATTTAGTGACCTCTTTGATATTCGTGTTAATTAGCTGAAAGTTAGCTAGGTTGCGTCATTTTACTTACTTGGAAAATGTCGGTCAATTGCTGCTCGGTTAACAGTTGCTGCTCTCTAATTAAATCAATCAGTGATGTGTTGGTAGTTAAAGCGGTTTTCGCTAATTGTGATGATACTTCATAACCTAAGTATGGGTTTAACGCCGTCACTAAACCTAAGCTGTTATCGAGCAAGTCTTTACAGCGCGCTTCATTGGCACTGATGTCTTGAACGCATAACTTAGTAAACATAGTGCTGGCTTTGGTGAGTATACTCATGGACTCTAAAATATTTACGGCAATAAGCGGCTCCATGGCGTTCAGCTGTAATTGGCCTGCTTCAGCTGCCATTGATACCGCAACATCATTACCAGTAACTTGATAGGCACATTGACTAACCGCTTCAGGTATTACAGGGTTTACCTTGCCTGGCATAATTGAGCTACCGGGTTGTCTGGCAGGCAAATTAATTTCACTTAAACCAGCACGAGGCCCCATGCTTAACAAACGTAGATCATTGGCAATTTTAGAGAGCTTAATGGCTAAGCGTTTTAACGTGGCTGAGTAAATAACAAAAGCGCCCATATCTGAGCTGGCTTCAACTAAATCTTCAGCTAAGCTAAATTGCATATCAGTGATGTCTGCTAGGGCATTTACCGCTAAGTTGGCATAACCTTTTTGAGTGTTGATACCTGTTCCTACTGCTGTACCGCCAAGGTTGACTTCTTTTAATAACTCCCCCATAGATTCGAGTAATCTAATGTCTTCTTTGAGGGTGGAAGCAAAACCTTTGAACTCTTGCCCTAAGGTCATAGGAACGGCATCTTGTAATTGCGTTCTCGCCAGCTTGATAATGTCTGAGAATTGCTCCGCCTTATTGTCAAAAGCATCCATTAGCTCAGTTACTGCCGCTAATAAAGGCGCTTGCTTTAGCAGTATGGATAAGCGCACCGCACTAGGGTAAACATCGTTAGTTGATTGCGACATATTGACGTCAGAGTTAGGGTGCATAAATTGATATTGACCTTTTTCATGACCCATATCGGTTAAAGCGATATTGGCAATCACTTCATTGATATTCATATTGGTTGAAGTGCCTGCACCGCCTTGAATCATATCAATGGGAAAACTGTCATTAAAATTACCGGCAATTACTTGCTTGGCGGCACTGGTAATTGCTTGTGCTTTTTCGTGGCTTAGTAAATTCAGTTGCTCATTGGCTTGAGCACAAGCGTGCTTAACCATAGCTAACGCTTGGATAAGCTCAGGGTAGTCTTGTAACTTATTCGGTGATAATTGAAAGTTATCTATGGCTCGTTGCGTTTGAATGCCGTAATAATGCTCATTACTGAGTGTCATAGAGCCAAGTAAATCATGTTCGATGCGAGTATTTTTTGTTGTCATTTGGGCGTCTCGGTAAAATTTGCCGATAAGGTAAATATAAATGGATTATGACGCCAATGCTGTTTTAATTAACGGGTATGCAAAAAGTGCATAATGTCGCTATGTTGCCCTTACAGCTTGATTTTTGCTAAAGAGTTCCACAATGAATTAAATGCGGGTGTGGTTTGTTGCTTTCTATATAGGCGAACTTCGAGTTGGCTGTGCCAATGCTCATCACCACATACGATAAGCTGCTGGTTATCGATTTCACTTTGTAAACTAAACTCTGGGATCCAAGCGACACCAAGACCTTTTAACGCCATCATTTTAAGCCCATCAGCCATGGAAGATTCAATATTCTTAACGAGTTTTGCTTGTTGGCGATTTTGTTTAATAACCTGGGCAACTGAGCGACCCAAAAATATATTTTGTTGATAGGCAAGGTAAGGAATCGCCTCTGCTTGCTTTTGATCTAAATGATAAAGCGGCTGACCTTGTTTATCGACTTTGCATACTGGTAGTAATTTGACTTGCGCTAATAACAGTGAATCTTGCTGATATTTATTTAATAGCGGATCGGTAAAGGCTAATAGGTAATCACATTGTTGTGAGTTTAATAAGTCGACACAGTCGTCGGCATCGGCAATATGTAATTTGCAGGAAATGTTATTAGAAAACTGATTAATATGCTCAAGCAGCGCAGGGAATACACCGGTTGCCAAAGTATGGGTGGCAGCAAATTTAACTTGTTGTTTGTCGGCGAGCGTTGGGTTTATCTGGCTAACACCTTGCTCAAGTGTTGTCAGTACTTGCTGACAGGTTTGGGCGAATAACTCACCTTGTGCTGTCAATTGAATCGGTGATGAAAGCCGGTTCACAAGTTTACAGTTTAAGTGGTTTTCTAAGCTTTGAATACGTCTGCTAAATGCTGGCTGACTAACATGGCGCATATTAGCCGCATCAGAAAAGCTCAAACTTTGGCTAAGCTGTAAAAAGTCTTTTAACCACTTTATTTGTAGATCCATAGTGTCTTTATGCTCGGTATTTTCGCCGCGTTAGTTGAGCATGCTACGAAAATACCTTGTTGAGTTAGCGCTGTTATTTATCTGTAGCAGCTATTTTGGCATGGAGAATATTAACTTGCCACTGTTGTGCTTTTTGTTGTTTCGCTACCACTAACGCCCGTTGGTAATAGTGATGTGCGCTAGTCATATCCGCTAATTGTTCATAAACCCCAGCAATGGCTTTTATATGTTCGATGGAGTGTTTAAACTCGACTTCAACGGCTTTAAGTAGTGCTAACGCTGTTTTGGGGGAGTCAAAGTGGCCTGCATAGCTTGCTTGCATGGCAATAAAGGCTTGCTTACTTGCTGGCAATTGTTCGCTGGCATACTGAATGAAATTAGGCAATTCTTGCACTAAGCCTGCTTTGTAATGCATGCGTATAGCCGCCTTAATAGCAGCTTTGGGTATGCTTTGCTGAAAATCAAACTCATCCATTACTTGTTGGTAGTGGCCGATGATATCGGTAGCAGAATCAAATTTAGCCAGTTGTTTTTCTGGGATATACCAAGCATTAAATAGCGTTTTTAAATTATTACGCAAGGCAATTAGGCCAACAGAGTTGTGATTTTCATCGTCGTAATGGCTAAACGACCAATTTAGGTTTGCCGGTTGATTGACATCTAAAAAGTTCAGTAAGTCATATTGGCCCATACGAGTTTCATCACCTAATGATAAAAATAGTGAAACTGGCTTATCATCACTGATCTTAAGTTTGCTTTCTGCCCTTTTAACTATGGCGTTATCGCCAAGCCATACCGATGGACTAATGGCAATGTAGTTATTAAATGAAGTAGGCTGTTCAATCAGTGCATTTAATACAAATAACCCCCCCATAGAATGGCCTACTATGCTTTTATGTGGGCTGGTTCGGTATTTTTTCTCAATAAAGGGTTGTACCTCATCGGTTAAGAAAGACAAGAATAGCTTGGCTTGACCTATTACTTTGTCATCCCTTGGTGTCGCTATACTGTCGGGTGTTGTGAACTTGTGATAACTGTCAGTGCCTTTGTCGCTAATAGCAACGACGATGACATCAGGAATACGTTGCCCCTTGTTGGCTAGTAAGTCCAGCATGCCAGCGACACCAGAAAAGTTATAGTCGCCGTCCATCAAATAGATGACCGGGTAGCTTGCATTTAAGTGAGCGTGGTAGTTTTCCGGTAATAGTATTTGTAACTGCCGTTTTTGTGCGAGTAGTTTTGAGTTAATTTCAACCCTCTCGCCTAAAGTAAATGGGTTAGCCTGGCTGGTAAAGCTGGCTATTGAGACAAGCAAAAAAGCTAAAATAAATAAAGATCTAATCATATACCCGATTGAAAATAAGAATTATTTGAGGGCGAAAGCATAGGTGAATTTTTCGTGCTTGGCAATGTGATTTCTTGCTCAGTCATGCCATAGTCGATGCAATGGCTATTATGGAGAGCATACGCGCAGACAATAAAAAAGCTGCCTAAGTTGGCAGCTTTGTTAAGATAAAGTAACTAGTTCTCTAGCTTTCTTTTTTCGCTTTTAAATTAGCTTTGTGCGGTAATTCATGCGCAGGCATTTCTTTACCGTCATTTTTCAAGTAATGATCCATCCAACGCATTAAACGTAAGCTGTAATCATATTTTGCCGCGGCTTTGCGGTTACCATGACCTTCACCTGGGTAGTAAACTAAACGTACTGTTTTGCCACGTACCTTCATGTAGCGATAAAGCTCCATTGATTGTGCCGGGTGCACACGTGGGTCATCTTTACCGTGCATAATTAATAGTGGTGTTTGTGATTGTTCAACCCAGTAAATTGGGCTGCGCTCTAAGTACCACTGCCACTTCTCCCAAGGGTAAGAGCGAGCGTGTACTAAGTGCATTTCATTAGAAATATCTGTAGTACCAAACTTAGATAATTGGTTAGCAATACCAACAAACATGACACTAGCAGCGAAGTGTTTAGTCAGTTTAGTTGCGCCCCAAGCTGAAGCATAGCCACCGTATGAGCCACCAGTAATACCAACTTTTTTCTCATCAACTAAACCAATTTTTACTAAGTGATCTTTTAAATCAACTAAGTCATCAAACTCTTTACCTGCATAGTCATTTTGACCTAGCTTAGAGTAGTCAACACCTTTACCTGTGCTACCGCGGTAGTTTGGATAAAATACTGCGTAACCATTCGCTGCCGCTAGTTGACCCGGACGAGAATAAGCGGTTAACCAACCATTCTTATCATGGCTTTCAGGGCCGCCGTGTACCGACATAATAAGTGGGTAACGCTGACCTTTGTCGTAATCTAATGGGTAAACTAATACACCACCAATTTCTACGCCATCACGTGCTTTAATGGTAATGCTTTCTTGCTTAGCAAATTTTACATCGTCTAACCATTGGTTTGAATTAGTTAAGCGTGTTTGCTTGAACTTGCCACCACGAAG is a window from the Litorilituus sediminis genome containing:
- a CDS encoding methyl-accepting chemotaxis protein, which gives rise to MNFLRKYTIQQRLAMLVGFIILALIAIDSFTLSDGYRSLLNQKKTTTNELVDTAYSVIEHHYKLQQEGTLSKDQAQQRALEVIKSLRYDSNNYFWVNDYQPTMIMHPIKPALDGKDLTGIKDPDGTQLFVEFVKVADAQGQGFINYKWAKPGFDEPVDKIGFVKGFKPWQWIVGSGTYLDDIDATFAKQRNLLIIESVVIALIIIAISYVIGKSILLPTQAASALMRDIAQGEGDLTRTLDNTGQDEISRLSGYFNQFTATMRQSLQDVANNSSQVLDQSEAVAAASQSAQALTQHQNDVTTQVATAMEEMTSQIKDVSNNANSAEQAANDARENTSSGKDVISHTINQMQSLSSNIDGVSQVVASLAEESDNIGSVLDVIRGIAEQTNLLALNAAIEAARAGEQGRGFAVVADEVRTLANRTEQSTNEIQQMIQKLQTGAQEAVSAVKISQDISMQTVEQTSKADDSLTEIDRLMEVISDMNTQIARATEQQSQAADEVNLRINDLSGMADESLATTEQLANTSQQLKISSNGMSEVVNRFKF
- a CDS encoding DcaP family trimeric outer membrane transporter, with the protein product MLKRSGFKTKKLLLATSLLAVTSAANAGYTIKLDDDNKITFGGYIKADARYVDGNIAATDYWYGGGTVLPESQSNFGISVNETRFNTKYVHGDVTGFIEMDFYGDAVAGGGNEVISNSSKPRLRHAFIKYKDVLVGQTWTTFQNTSSLAEAADFGGPLVASAFIRQGQIRYTLGGLQLAIENPESYGGYRGDKTTRDDSVPDFIAKYTFKGDWGNVSISGLARQLKSVTNQSESAFGYGVAGRIKTFGKDDFRFQIHGGNVGRYVGVTASTDMVGEEAEDTTSIMVAYRHFWTEDMRSSVFYGNTQTDLTDRDRSHWGVNIFKNFTKQLSFGLEVGNFEMAESDADSDYVQLSAKYVL
- a CDS encoding methyl-accepting chemotaxis protein — protein: MSTRNSKALFIALPMALAIAIITYIASYVIGSKTLVATIIFIISAAAIFIVCRQLLTAKLNSTAQDNQAKPNKAYADIGNNIVNKASELAINSAEVSYFLAQLSAAIEKSSQDVDRLATAAEQMSLNSKQINDNATLTSEQTSQAMTASSASSAQLTDNIAIVNMLNEAVNNASEKIQSLTVKAQEIQSITDVIDGISGQTNLLALNAAIEAARAGEQGRGFAVVADEVRALAGKTADATAQIGDMLKQISDETSETTTVMGQIVEQTDNVVSTMTDLSQSFKQIDALMTESSSASKQISHALAEQDNAAEEISASVGNLHDFLIAKSEQTQTVSTQAASLSQSTESIFVDISHFESSNLIMTMCQQAQQAAAQVSALFEQSIQDGKISQQALFNFSYQVLGNSEPKKYTTSFDSFTDKCLPDIQEPLLNQFSEMIYAGAVDKNGYFPTHNKCFSKPLTGNPEVDIVNNRTKRIFDDPTGIRCGKHTEKFLLQTYKRDTGEVMHDVSSPIFVAGKHWGGFRIGFKAK
- a CDS encoding winged helix-turn-helix domain-containing protein, producing the protein MPRSESFTLGLFHVTPEANNIQFANEDSIQIQAKIMEVLVYLAQSYPKLVTRNELIDTVWQGNYPVGEKALTNAIWRLRQILKADGDSHIETVRKSGYRLLLAPNYQQETPSKEAKSKANFLTTKLIAATALLLSFSIVIISYLNQDSQRHIENLTADPGRELYPAISPNGKHLAYLWRKIGETPNLYVKDLQQPDLPAKQITFSADIEASPTWSKGGDSLFYTSRSWDNSRCQVIRLSLAKAQRQVLANCATKVKAELALSSKGDILAFTHHTNAQPLPGIYFLNLNDNKAKPQRFSCYQACQYQDRRFAFSPNDDYLAVTRRVEKLVENIFLIDLKTQDSQQLTFGEADIKGLVWHPSGDSIVFSAEKSDTRQGYRVFIKDKHITELAVTGFSYPNTVPNSLDMVYHHWQVKSHLSSLALGNETPAAPFPLLQSKFSYHSPDHSAKAKQITFVSNESGHHEIWLADQDGGQRQQLTTLKGQVSFPQWSNDGQHIVFLAGKKQTLANEIVVVNVATKHIKRLTTQFDAHFRPQWSYDDSAIIAVASSNNQHHLHRFELSSDTSTELIKEDILIAQQDAEQRIWFTRANSQGLWLFQANKDGANISQVLSNTEFNNSYNWTVSTQGIYFQADYLNHHTLNFYAFATGQVQSLVKLPLRTLNKYSALSHIEKQNLLIFSQADFPQVDIKRLSDPTLN
- a CDS encoding aspartate ammonia-lyase; this encodes MTTKNTRIEHDLLGSMTLSNEHYYGIQTQRAIDNFQLSPNKLQDYPELIQALAMVKHACAQANEQLNLLSHEKAQAITSAAKQVIAGNFNDSFPIDMIQGGAGTSTNMNINEVIANIALTDMGHEKGQYQFMHPNSDVNMSQSTNDVYPSAVRLSILLKQAPLLAAVTELMDAFDNKAEQFSDIIKLARTQLQDAVPMTLGQEFKGFASTLKEDIRLLESMGELLKEVNLGGTAVGTGINTQKGYANLAVNALADITDMQFSLAEDLVEASSDMGAFVIYSATLKRLAIKLSKIANDLRLLSMGPRAGLSEINLPARQPGSSIMPGKVNPVIPEAVSQCAYQVTGNDVAVSMAAEAGQLQLNAMEPLIAVNILESMSILTKASTMFTKLCVQDISANEARCKDLLDNSLGLVTALNPYLGYEVSSQLAKTALTTNTSLIDLIREQQLLTEQQLTDIFQVSKMTQPS
- a CDS encoding LysR substrate-binding domain-containing protein — encoded protein: MDLQIKWLKDFLQLSQSLSFSDAANMRHVSQPAFSRRIQSLENHLNCKLVNRLSSPIQLTAQGELFAQTCQQVLTTLEQGVSQINPTLADKQQVKFAATHTLATGVFPALLEHINQFSNNISCKLHIADADDCVDLLNSQQCDYLLAFTDPLLNKYQQDSLLLAQVKLLPVCKVDKQGQPLYHLDQKQAEAIPYLAYQQNIFLGRSVAQVIKQNRQQAKLVKNIESSMADGLKMMALKGLGVAWIPEFSLQSEIDNQQLIVCGDEHWHSQLEVRLYRKQQTTPAFNSLWNSLAKIKL
- a CDS encoding alpha/beta hydrolase → MIRSLFILAFLLVSIASFTSQANPFTLGERVEINSKLLAQKRQLQILLPENYHAHLNASYPVIYLMDGDYNFSGVAGMLDLLANKGQRIPDVIVVAISDKGTDSYHKFTTPDSIATPRDDKVIGQAKLFLSFLTDEVQPFIEKKYRTSPHKSIVGHSMGGLFVLNALIEQPTSFNNYIAISPSVWLGDNAIVKRAESKLKISDDKPVSLFLSLGDETRMGQYDLLNFLDVNQPANLNWSFSHYDDENHNSVGLIALRNNLKTLFNAWYIPEKQLAKFDSATDIIGHYQQVMDEFDFQQSIPKAAIKAAIRMHYKAGLVQELPNFIQYASEQLPASKQAFIAMQASYAGHFDSPKTALALLKAVEVEFKHSIEHIKAIAGVYEQLADMTSAHHYYQRALVVAKQQKAQQWQVNILHAKIAATDK